The following coding sequences lie in one Leptospira saintgironsiae genomic window:
- a CDS encoding glycosyltransferase family 2 protein — translation MKSFPLVLVLPAYNEELTIEKTIIEFYKEIPNAYFVIVDNNSKDRTSEISRNLLVEHSIQGEVIFEPRQGKANAVRAAFTKIDAEIYIMCDADLTYPASKIHSMIQTLKEKDLDMIVGDRLSEGDYGRENKRRFHSTGNKLVLTLINFLFGTRLKDPMSGYRVFSRRFVKNYPILSSGFEIEIEMTLHALDKRFRLEEVSVPYKDRPAGSLSKLNTIKDGYKVVKNILWIFKDYKPMHFFGFFSMVSGILSLVAGTPPVIDYIEYRYVYHVPLAVLATGLMLFSWIQIAIGLVLHTVSKIQRTNFELRLIRFGMEAPFRNISKAAPTLSLGGGERPVGETLQL, via the coding sequence ATGAAATCCTTCCCTCTTGTATTAGTTCTTCCTGCATATAACGAAGAGCTTACTATTGAAAAAACAATCATCGAATTTTATAAAGAGATCCCGAATGCATATTTTGTAATTGTAGATAATAATTCAAAGGATCGAACCTCTGAGATTTCCAGAAATCTTTTAGTAGAACATTCAATCCAAGGAGAAGTGATCTTTGAGCCTAGACAGGGAAAGGCAAATGCAGTAAGAGCTGCTTTTACAAAGATTGATGCAGAAATTTATATCATGTGCGATGCGGATCTGACCTACCCCGCTTCTAAGATTCATTCTATGATCCAAACCTTGAAGGAAAAAGATTTGGATATGATAGTAGGAGATCGCCTTAGTGAGGGAGATTACGGAAGAGAGAATAAAAGAAGGTTTCATTCTACTGGGAACAAACTTGTTCTTACATTAATTAACTTTTTATTCGGAACAAGACTCAAAGACCCAATGAGCGGTTATAGAGTATTCTCACGAAGATTCGTAAAAAATTATCCGATCCTATCGTCTGGTTTTGAAATAGAGATCGAAATGACCTTGCATGCATTAGACAAAAGGTTCAGATTGGAAGAGGTCTCAGTTCCATATAAAGACAGACCGGCTGGAAGTCTCTCTAAACTAAATACCATCAAAGATGGATATAAGGTGGTGAAAAATATATTATGGATCTTTAAGGATTATAAGCCAATGCACTTTTTCGGATTTTTTTCTATGGTTTCCGGGATCTTGTCCTTGGTCGCTGGAACTCCCCCAGTTATAGATTATATAGAATATAGATATGTGTATCATGTTCCTTTGGCAGTGCTTGCTACAGGACTCATGTTATTTTCTTGGATACAGATTGCAATCGGACTCGTTTTGCATACAGTTTCCAAAATCCAGAGAACAAATTTTGAATTAAGGCTGATTCGATTTGGAATGGAAGCTCCGTTCCGCAATATTTCGAAAGCCGCCCCCACCCTGAGCTTGGGTGGTGGGGAGAGGCCCGTGGGCGAAACCTTACAGCTCTAA
- a CDS encoding PAS domain-containing sensor histidine kinase — translation MVGEDLRFDTETRLFQIIVSQTSDAILVTDAVLNENGPSIVFVNPAFCELTGYSSEELIGGSPKILFGKETDRRILQNLKNCLLRGDSYSSSTINYKKDGTKYHSEWKVSPVKDQDGNITNLLSIQRDVSEKIIREELTAKRLRSEMGLTAASQILLNTTHESFTIERAIEHFLVLVEAERIYLYKKTANPDVLALQAEIKSPYSSATLAETHPEISLSTKFARWKPYLLRNDIIEFHSSDLLDSEKSFYQGRRTDTFFLFPIRMSGDWFGFLGMEFFGRESGPEEQFTFRTFVDLIGFYLERMSILEELKIHKENLEETVVKRTKELSVQKEKAEAASTAKSDFLANMSHELRTPLNAIIGLSKLIKIEDETSNDKRYIDLIHKSGLHLLGLINDILELSKLNAGKSSFYFSEMDLRKELEQVVEFLEPELIRKHIHLVWDDPEELISMIWGDPKRIRQIFLNLVGNAVKFTAEQGSIYLSIKRETKDWLIEITDTGIGIPDSEQKKIFDAFYQVRNSRSRDTEGTGLGLSIVQKLVEAHGGYIQVKSQQGIGTTFYLNLPILEQTPKQFKPRKNFAGTYPDKLKNFCFIQLELSNEKNAELLTHFFKKQNQPLLFKELKKDKKIVLFQDSNSPLKEGISEIWKTILILPEETQDFEKKYSKENFDFVLSQPISLDELKLVLEELADQIHD, via the coding sequence ATGGTCGGGGAAGATCTACGGTTCGACACAGAAACACGACTTTTTCAAATTATCGTTTCCCAAACTTCAGACGCAATTCTTGTTACAGACGCAGTTCTAAACGAGAACGGACCTTCTATTGTTTTCGTAAATCCAGCATTCTGTGAGCTAACCGGATACAGTTCAGAAGAGTTAATCGGAGGCTCTCCTAAAATTTTATTCGGGAAAGAAACCGACAGAAGAATATTACAAAATCTTAAAAATTGCCTATTGCGTGGAGATTCCTACTCTTCTTCCACAATCAATTATAAAAAAGACGGAACCAAATATCATTCTGAGTGGAAAGTCTCTCCAGTTAAAGACCAAGATGGAAATATTACGAATTTATTATCTATTCAAAGAGATGTTAGCGAAAAGATTATCCGAGAAGAATTAACCGCAAAAAGACTTAGATCAGAAATGGGCCTTACTGCGGCTTCCCAGATCTTATTAAATACAACCCACGAAAGTTTTACTATAGAAAGAGCCATCGAACATTTTTTGGTATTGGTAGAAGCAGAAAGGATCTATCTATATAAAAAAACTGCAAACCCAGATGTACTCGCATTACAAGCAGAGATAAAAAGTCCCTACTCGAGTGCAACTCTTGCGGAAACTCATCCGGAAATTTCACTCTCTACTAAATTTGCCAGGTGGAAACCCTACCTACTTAGAAATGATATCATTGAATTTCACTCCTCGGATCTTCTGGATTCCGAAAAGTCATTTTACCAAGGAAGAAGAACAGATACATTTTTTTTATTTCCAATCCGAATGTCAGGAGATTGGTTCGGATTTTTAGGAATGGAATTTTTTGGACGTGAATCAGGTCCAGAGGAACAATTTACTTTCCGCACATTTGTTGATCTAATCGGCTTTTATCTGGAAAGAATGTCCATATTAGAAGAGCTAAAGATCCATAAAGAAAACCTAGAAGAAACAGTAGTTAAAAGGACCAAGGAACTTTCTGTCCAAAAGGAAAAGGCAGAGGCAGCGAGCACTGCTAAAAGTGATTTTCTCGCCAATATGAGTCATGAACTTCGCACTCCTTTGAATGCTATCATTGGGCTTTCCAAATTAATCAAAATAGAAGACGAAACTTCTAACGACAAAAGATATATAGATCTGATCCATAAATCGGGGTTACATCTATTAGGTTTAATTAATGATATTCTTGAACTTTCTAAACTGAATGCAGGAAAGTCTTCCTTCTATTTTTCTGAAATGGATCTTAGAAAGGAGTTAGAGCAAGTAGTAGAATTTTTAGAACCGGAACTTATAAGAAAACATATCCATTTAGTTTGGGATGATCCTGAAGAACTTATATCCATGATCTGGGGAGACCCCAAACGAATCCGTCAGATCTTTTTGAATTTAGTTGGAAACGCTGTAAAATTCACCGCAGAACAAGGTTCTATTTATCTTTCTATAAAAAGAGAAACAAAGGATTGGCTGATTGAGATCACAGACACTGGGATCGGTATCCCTGATTCTGAGCAGAAAAAAATCTTCGATGCATTCTATCAGGTAAGAAATTCAAGATCCCGGGACACGGAAGGAACAGGTCTAGGGCTTTCTATCGTTCAAAAATTAGTAGAGGCTCATGGAGGATATATCCAGGTCAAAAGCCAACAAGGGATTGGCACTACTTTTTATCTGAATCTTCCTATATTGGAACAAACTCCTAAACAATTTAAGCCTAGGAAGAACTTTGCAGGAACTTATCCTGATAAATTAAAAAATTTCTGCTTTATTCAGTTAGAGTTATCCAACGAGAAAAATGCAGAACTTCTCACTCATTTTTTTAAAAAACAAAACCAACCATTATTATTCAAGGAACTAAAAAAGGATAAGAAAATCGTTCTATTCCAAGATTCTAATTCCCCTTTAAAGGAAGGAATATCTGAAATTTGGAAAACAATACTTATTCTTCCGGAAGAAACCCAAGATTTTGAAAAAAAATATTCTAAGGAGAATTTTGACTTTGTTCTTTCTCAACCAATCTCCTTGGACGAACTAAAATTAGTATTAGAAGAATTGGCGGACCAAATCCATGACTAA
- the ispH gene encoding 4-hydroxy-3-methylbut-2-enyl diphosphate reductase, producing the protein MLEKIYLANPRGFCAGVKYAISYVEQVQSNSEEQIYVRKEIVHNRRVVEDMKKRGIKFINELGEAPDGSTVVFSAHGVSPEVVEEAKRRGMKIGDATCPLVTRVHRKARRYKDSHQIIYIGHQGHDEAIGTMGEAQMFLVESPEDVQKLVGRIDINKPITYLMQTTLSVADTKLVVEKIAELFPSVEHPAKDDICYATTERQEAVSSMMEEIDAMMVIGADNSSNSLRLLQLAQKSKPSSFKVSSLEELNKDYIADSGIKILGITAGASTPQILVDEIISKLIQFYPKAVMDLFPGSREDSMSFKLPANLLM; encoded by the coding sequence ATGCTTGAAAAAATCTATCTAGCGAATCCCCGCGGTTTCTGTGCCGGAGTCAAATACGCAATTTCCTATGTGGAACAGGTCCAGTCCAATTCGGAAGAACAGATCTATGTCCGCAAAGAAATCGTCCATAACCGTAGAGTCGTGGAAGATATGAAAAAAAGAGGCATCAAGTTCATTAACGAACTAGGTGAAGCACCGGACGGATCCACAGTAGTATTCTCCGCGCATGGAGTTTCTCCAGAAGTTGTAGAAGAAGCAAAACGAAGAGGAATGAAGATCGGAGACGCAACCTGCCCACTGGTCACTCGAGTTCACAGAAAAGCACGCAGATATAAAGACTCTCATCAAATCATCTATATAGGCCACCAAGGACATGATGAAGCAATAGGAACCATGGGAGAAGCCCAGATGTTCCTTGTAGAATCTCCCGAAGATGTCCAGAAACTTGTCGGAAGAATAGATATAAATAAACCAATTACCTATCTTATGCAAACCACCTTGTCGGTAGCTGATACTAAATTAGTGGTGGAGAAGATCGCGGAATTATTCCCAAGCGTAGAACATCCAGCCAAAGATGATATCTGTTACGCAACTACTGAAAGACAAGAAGCAGTTTCTTCCATGATGGAAGAAATAGATGCAATGATGGTAATCGGAGCGGATAATAGTTCAAATTCACTTAGGCTTTTACAATTAGCTCAAAAATCCAAACCATCCTCTTTCAAAGTTAGTTCTCTCGAAGAATTAAATAAAGATTATATAGCTGACTCTGGGATCAAAATTCTAGGGATCACTGCAGGTGCTTCTACTCCTCAAATACTTGTGGATGAGATTATCTCTAAGCTCATACAATTTTACCCGAAAGCTGTTATGGATCTTTTCCCCGGTTCGAGGGAGGACTCAATGAGCTTCAAGTTGCCAGCAAATCTATTGATGTAG
- a CDS encoding PHP domain-containing protein, protein MKRSRIILLISIFLGTLLLGNLLTWSIFRADTFRSSVDWEKYSNPYKRNTKLKLQKAGIHLHTNRTWFTPGRNSPEEIETVYAANGYKILGFTDYERVTSPDSPKLAQIRGYEWGTNLRKRHFSVLGIEDASYDLFPLYADPENLQWVIDKIESKNGFVVINHPLLNDSFPLKLLSQLKEYDALEVMSPFGDIPKFWDKLLSEKHPSFCMASDDLHYLPRDEYLRVRTSGIPNWRDLSSEIYKQEGESLMRYLLVNTDSLDEKEVLRSLKEGNYLCVRKMERSLAEPKLGSLGLNSDNEIHFDFEDTPISVDFIGQNSEILSHISYQNKGSYRLKPTDLYVRVQVIYPTAIILSNPFFQKP, encoded by the coding sequence ATGAAAAGAAGTAGGATAATCCTATTAATTTCTATCTTTCTCGGGACATTATTACTCGGAAATCTACTAACTTGGTCGATTTTCAGAGCGGATACTTTTAGGTCCTCAGTAGATTGGGAAAAATATTCCAATCCTTATAAAAGAAATACCAAGCTCAAACTCCAAAAAGCAGGAATCCATTTACATACTAACCGCACCTGGTTCACTCCCGGCAGGAATTCGCCAGAAGAGATTGAAACAGTATATGCAGCAAATGGTTATAAAATTTTAGGCTTCACTGATTACGAAAGAGTAACCAGTCCAGATTCTCCCAAACTAGCACAGATCAGAGGATATGAATGGGGAACCAATCTTAGAAAAAGACATTTCAGTGTCTTAGGTATAGAAGATGCGAGTTACGATCTATTTCCTCTCTACGCTGATCCAGAAAATCTTCAATGGGTAATTGATAAGATCGAATCCAAAAATGGATTCGTAGTGATTAACCATCCTCTTCTGAATGATTCCTTTCCATTAAAACTTCTATCTCAATTGAAAGAATATGATGCATTAGAAGTGATGAGCCCTTTTGGTGATATTCCAAAGTTTTGGGATAAGTTATTAAGCGAGAAACATCCTTCTTTCTGTATGGCGTCCGATGACCTGCATTATCTCCCAAGAGATGAATACTTAAGAGTTAGAACTTCAGGTATTCCAAACTGGAGAGATCTAAGTTCCGAAATTTACAAACAAGAAGGAGAATCTTTAATGAGATATCTTCTTGTAAATACTGATAGTCTAGATGAAAAAGAAGTCCTCCGTTCCCTGAAAGAAGGAAATTATCTTTGTGTTCGCAAGATGGAAAGAAGTTTAGCAGAACCTAAATTAGGCTCATTAGGACTAAATTCAGATAATGAAATACATTTTGATTTCGAAGACACTCCGATAAGTGTAGACTTCATTGGTCAAAATTCTGAAATTCTATCTCACATTTCCTACCAGAATAAAGGCTCTTATAGATTGAAACCTACTGATCTGTATGTGAGAGTCCAA
- a CDS encoding ArnT family glycosyltransferase produces the protein MRNLHLPITLFVYLLLLIFGLGSFSLIDWDENIYGAASKSMLETGEYFRIQVNGQAFSEKPPFFFWLANLFYKVFGLSEFSTRLPSVFSGFFSFLILVQFGAILHSKKFGYVWAFLYSASLLPLLLSRTAYIDHLFNTFILASVLSLYLYETKEKEDFKSRAIWILSAGFFGGIAVLTKGPLGLAIPLFIFGANRLLDKNFKIRIFDFILFGIVSIVVLSFYYLTNFLLYGNEFIVQFFDFQKKLLTKSLESHTGPWFYHFIVMFIGFFPWTVLLFPSAKNWRIFTDPKISRISRYFLIWLGIVLVIFSIVQTKLPHYSSSIYFPLSFFVSYLILEKPEILKSNIFSFSFLGLGLVVGLIFIFLPQISEYSSSSMGVRKELLPSFDFWDSSSGLVLFLGILIGFVGLQLFRKGKAEGKDFFLASTWISMLIFVGVLSFTITPKIISFLQDGNLRLYDKAEKSGNPIVYYKYLSFYPMFYREKKIHMMGSYKFKDETFLLDSKEKLSIICNRNSVLELVLTYPQRSFQEVSAESGVVLLDSSPK, from the coding sequence ATGCGAAACTTACACTTACCAATTACACTCTTTGTTTATCTTTTGTTATTAATTTTTGGATTGGGAAGTTTCAGCCTAATCGATTGGGATGAGAATATTTACGGTGCAGCTTCCAAGTCAATGCTCGAGACAGGAGAATATTTTAGGATCCAAGTAAACGGACAGGCATTTAGCGAAAAACCTCCTTTTTTCTTTTGGCTCGCAAATCTATTTTATAAAGTTTTCGGCCTTTCAGAATTTTCTACCAGGCTTCCTTCCGTTTTTAGTGGTTTTTTTTCCTTTTTGATCTTAGTTCAATTTGGAGCTATTTTACATTCTAAAAAGTTTGGATATGTTTGGGCATTTCTATATTCAGCTTCTCTTTTGCCTCTTCTTCTTTCAAGAACTGCCTATATAGATCATTTATTCAATACATTCATTTTAGCATCTGTTCTTTCTTTGTATTTATATGAAACAAAGGAGAAGGAGGACTTTAAGTCTAGGGCGATCTGGATCTTATCTGCAGGATTCTTTGGCGGGATTGCAGTTTTGACAAAAGGTCCGCTAGGTTTAGCAATTCCACTTTTTATATTTGGCGCAAACCGATTATTAGATAAAAATTTTAAGATCCGGATTTTTGATTTTATCTTATTTGGAATCGTTTCTATAGTAGTATTAAGTTTTTATTATCTCACAAATTTTCTTTTATATGGAAATGAGTTTATAGTCCAATTTTTCGATTTCCAGAAGAAACTTTTGACCAAGTCTTTAGAATCTCATACAGGTCCTTGGTTTTACCATTTTATAGTAATGTTTATTGGATTTTTTCCTTGGACTGTACTTTTGTTTCCAAGCGCTAAGAATTGGAGAATTTTTACCGACCCTAAGATTTCTAGGATTTCCCGGTATTTTTTAATTTGGTTGGGGATAGTTCTAGTTATCTTTTCGATCGTACAGACCAAACTCCCTCATTATTCTTCTTCTATCTATTTTCCTTTATCCTTCTTTGTATCATACTTGATCTTAGAAAAACCAGAGATCTTAAAATCGAATATATTCTCATTTTCCTTTTTAGGATTAGGTTTAGTTGTAGGTTTAATTTTTATATTTCTACCTCAGATCTCAGAATATTCCAGTTCTTCAATGGGAGTCAGAAAGGAATTATTACCGTCTTTCGATTTCTGGGACTCTTCTTCCGGATTGGTCCTATTTTTAGGCATTCTAATCGGATTTGTGGGATTACAATTATTCAGGAAAGGAAAGGCAGAAGGAAAAGATTTTTTTCTGGCTTCCACTTGGATTTCGATGTTGATCTTTGTGGGAGTTCTATCGTTTACAATCACTCCTAAGATCATTTCCTTTTTGCAAGATGGAAATTTGCGACTTTATGATAAAGCGGAGAAGTCTGGGAATCCAATTGTATATTATAAATATCTTTCCTTCTATCCGATGTTCTATAGAGAAAAGAAAATCCATATGATGGGAAGTTATAAATTCAAAGACGAAACATTTCTTTTAGATTCTAAGGAGAAACTTTCAATTATCTGCAATCGAAACAGCGTGCTTGAGTTGGTATTAACTTATCCACAAAGAAGTTTTCAGGAAGTTTCTGCTGAAAGCGGGGTTGTACTTTTGGATTCTTCTCCGAAGTAA
- a CDS encoding flagellin, whose product MIINHNISAIFAHRTLKFNSESMNKDIEKLSSGMRINRAGDDASGLAVSEKMRTQVGGLRRAEQNTEDGMSLIQTAEGYLQETHEVVQRIRVLAVQAANGIYTEEDRQQIQVEVSQLVDEIDRIASQAEFNKMKLLTGAFARLNPTASMWFHMGANMHQRERVYIETMNTAALGLRNPTVLTFISLSTAGKANSVIGLADDALRLISKQRADLGAYYNRLEHAAKGLMNAYENIQAAESRIRDTDMAEQMTSFTRYQILTQAATAMLAQANMKPQTVLQLLK is encoded by the coding sequence ATGATTATTAACCACAATATCAGTGCCATCTTCGCTCACAGAACTTTGAAGTTCAATAGCGAAAGCATGAACAAAGACATCGAAAAGTTGTCTTCCGGTATGAGAATCAACCGTGCGGGTGATGATGCATCCGGTTTGGCAGTGTCTGAAAAAATGAGGACACAGGTCGGAGGTTTACGCAGGGCGGAACAAAACACTGAAGACGGTATGTCTTTGATCCAAACGGCAGAAGGGTATCTACAAGAAACCCATGAAGTTGTTCAAAGGATCCGCGTGCTTGCTGTGCAAGCTGCGAACGGTATTTATACCGAAGAAGACCGTCAACAAATACAAGTAGAAGTATCTCAGTTGGTCGACGAGATCGACAGGATTGCTTCTCAGGCCGAGTTCAACAAAATGAAACTCCTTACTGGAGCTTTCGCTCGTTTGAACCCGACTGCAAGTATGTGGTTCCATATGGGTGCTAACATGCACCAAAGAGAAAGAGTGTATATCGAAACGATGAACACAGCGGCTCTGGGATTAAGAAACCCGACCGTTCTGACTTTCATCTCTCTTTCTACGGCGGGAAAAGCGAACTCCGTAATTGGTCTTGCTGACGATGCTCTTAGATTAATTTCTAAACAAAGAGCAGACTTAGGAGCTTATTACAACCGTCTGGAACATGCTGCTAAGGGCTTGATGAACGCTTACGAGAATATCCAAGCGGCTGAATCAAGAATTCGTGATACTGATATGGCTGAGCAAATGACCAGCTTTACCAGATATCAAATTCTGACTCAAGCTGCTACTGCGATGCTCGCTCAGGCGAACATGAAACCTCAAACCGTGCTCCAGCTATTGAAGTAA